The Bifidobacterium coryneforme genome segment AACCGGCGGAGATGATCTTGTCGGAAGCCTTGAGGATGTCCTGGTTGACACCGAAGACCACGGTGGGGGTGGTGTCGTCCTTGGCGGGAGCGGAGATGAGGACCTTCTTGGCTCCGGCGTTCAGGTGGGCCTGGGACTTCTCGGCGGAGGTGTAGAAGCCGGTGCACTCGAGCACGTAGTCCACGCCGTCGTTCTTGACCCACGGGATGTTGTTGGCGTCCTTCTCGGCATACACGGGGTATTCCTTGCCGTCCACCACGATGGCGGTGTCGGTGGCGGAAACCTCGACCGGGGTGCCGTCGTCATGACGGAAGTTGCCCTGGGTGCTGTCGTACTTGAGCAGGTAGGCCAGAATCGACGGGGTGGTCAGATCGTTGATGGCTGCCACCTCGATCTCGGAGGCGTCGCCGCCGCGGGCCTGCAGCTCGAAGATGCGACGGAAAGCCAGACGACCGATACGACCGAAGCCGTTGATGCCAATCTTTACTGTCATTGATTTCTCCCTTGGAGACCGGCCGTATACAGAACAAGTGACTCGGGACTGTACACGTCCACTTACTGATAACATCTCATACTTTAGTGGGTCGTGTGTACTTTAACCAAGCGGAAGGCCGGGGAATGTCGGGCCAAAAACGAACATCTGCAATGTTAGAAATTGTTGTACACTATCCAACCAAACCGCTCAAGATTTGTGAGGATTCTCGTTCGTATCGGTCCACCATTGCTCCCACTGTGGTTGACGGAACCCGACCAGCACCGTGGACCCGTCGACCAGAATAGGGCGCTTGACCAGCATCCCATCGGTGGACAGGAGACGCAGGGCCGCCTCCCTGCTCATTTCCGGCAGCTTCCCACTCAGTCCCATGGATCGGTAGAGTTGCCCGGATGTGTTGAAGAACCGCTTTACCGGCAGTCCACTCAGCCTTTGCCATGTGTCCAGCTCCTCGAACGTGGGATTTTCTCCTTTGATGTCACGTTCGAGGAAATCGATCCCTTGAGACCTGAGCCAGGTACGCGCCTTGGCACAGGTCGAACAGGGCTTGTAGCAGACAAAAATCGGCTTGTTCACTGGGTTT includes the following:
- a CDS encoding arsenate reductase family protein — encoded protein: MSDTSTENPVNKPIFVCYKPCSTCAKARTWLRSQGIDFLERDIKGENPTFEELDTWQRLSGLPVKRFFNTSGQLYRSMGLSGKLPEMSREAALRLLSTDGMLVKRPILVDGSTVLVGFRQPQWEQWWTDTNENPHKS